The DNA window TTGTAAGCCTTCAGGAGGCGCATGATGCCCTGGGGGGTAGCGCAGCCATAGGCCTTTTCGCCCATGGACATACGGCCAAAGCCCAGGCAGGTCACGCCATCCACGTCCTTACGGGCGTCGATAGCTTCGAAAGCGGCGCGTTCGTCGATCTGACGGGGAACCGGGTGCTGCAGCAGAATGCCGTGCACGTCGGGATTGTTGTTCAATTCCTGGATCTTGGCCAACAGCTGTTCGGTAGTGGTGTCCTGGGGCATGATCACCTTGATGCTGTCCATGCCAACGCGAGCGCAGGCGTTGCCCTTCATCTTCACGTAGGTTGCAGATGCGGGATCGTCGCCAACGAGGATGGTGGCGAGAATGGGGGTCTTGCCGGTCTTTTCCTTAAGCTTAGCGACGCGTGCGCTGAGTTCTTCTTCGGTGGTCTTGGCAAGTGCCTTGCCGTCCAAAACGAGAGCTGCCATATTGGTCTCCAGGTTGATTTTTATAGCCCAAATTTACAAATAAGGCCTGCGGTTTTAAATGGTGTATTGAAAATAAAAGAATGGGCGCTTGTATGGCGGGCATAAAAAAATCCGCCCTTTTACAAAAGGCGGCTTCTTTTCAAAAGTTGAATAGTATTGCGGGCGAACCCGCGGCTGCTTGGCCAAAGGAATTAGAAGATTTCCTTGATAGCCGGGGCGATGCTGCAAATCAGAACCCAGGGGTAGGAAAGGCTTCCCTTGAGCCAACCGGTCTTGGGGGCGGCCTTTACGATTACGTCGTTGTCACCCTTGATGGACTGGCTGAGGCTTGCCTTCAGGCTGTTCAGATCGCTATCGAACTTTTCCTTGTTGGCGGTCGCTTCTGCAACGATGTTCATGAAGTGGTTCATTGTTTTTCTCCCTTTTCTCTTTCTTGAGCCCAAAGTTAATAACTTTTGTTTACAAATCAAAGGGCAATTTGGCTATTTCTTACAAAAACCTTATTTTCTGCGAAAATGGATAAAATTGCCGTTTTTTGAAGAAAATCGGCGATTTTTGTTGCGTGAACTTGTTTTTGTGGCGTTTTTTCGCTATTTTGAGGGGGTAAAATGGGCCTTTGGAGCACTAAAAAGTGTTCTCTATCCGTTCCTTTTGACTTGAAAAACCTATTTTAGGGGCAAAAAATTGACCCCGAAGGATGAAAAAGAAGGTTATTAATATGACAGTCAAGCAGTTAGCGTTGTTTTCCACCGTCGCATTGTGCGGCTCCCTGGTCGCTTGCAGCGGCTCTCCCAAGCCGGCAGTAGAACCTGCCGCTGCTCCCGCAGCACCTGCCGCTCCCGCCCGCGTGGTGGCCGATATGAACGATCCGGTGAACCGTTACAGCTACGCGCTGGGCATGGACCTGGGTAAGGCCGTATCTAATATCAATGTCCCGCTGAACATGAAACTGGTGATGGATGCCATTAGCGATCAAGTGGATTCCACCCGCCCGGCTCTCCTGACCGATTCCGTAGCGGAAGTTGCTCTGCAGGAACTTCTCCTGAAGATGCAGGCCAAGAAGGATGCGGATGCAAAGGCCGCCGCCCAGAAGACTCTGGATGAACAGGCTCAGTTCCTGGCTAAG is part of the Fibrobacter sp. UWEL genome and encodes:
- the folD gene encoding bifunctional methylenetetrahydrofolate dehydrogenase/methenyltetrahydrofolate cyclohydrolase FolD, with translation MAALVLDGKALAKTTEEELSARVAKLKEKTGKTPILATILVGDDPASATYVKMKGNACARVGMDSIKVIMPQDTTTEQLLAKIQELNNNPDVHGILLQHPVPRQIDERAAFEAIDARKDVDGVTCLGFGRMSMGEKAYGCATPQGIMRLLKAYNVELSGKHAVVVGRSAILGKPMAMMLLNANCTVTICHSKTPNVPELVKQADIVVGAVGKPEFIKKEWIKQGAVVVDAGYHPGGVGDCEKGMEEVSSAYTPVPGGVGPMTINTLIYQSVESGEAYILG